From a single Micromonas commoda chromosome 5, complete sequence genomic region:
- a CDS encoding predicted protein, with the protein MATLENVNGLNPQQVPALVMRSVENARSALDDGDFERAIKMMNSTDQLCSKVVAPPTVHGLAMRVLSDAYVKKGELESAKAALEKGLALCKPHDGRAGMPPFMRADLNGRMGDLLMALGEIHRTEGDAKGACRRMRQAIERFHVLGQNEFVAATHNRIALTLIEQGKHKLAMDEITEAEKMGAGNEHEAAILSTTFSYKGKCLEAGGDVTGAREAFTKALSYGMACGNEGVVQEAEAFLGQTQDQSTVDQDAFL; encoded by the exons ATGGCGACCCTGGAGAACGTGAACGGGCTGAACCCCCAGCAG GTTCCCGCGCTGGTCATGCGGTCCGTGGAGAACGCGCGAtccgcgctggacgacggcgacttCGAGCGGGCCATCAAGATGATGAACAGCACCGACCAGCTGTGCTCCAaagtcgtcgccccgccgacggtgCACGGCCTCGCGATGCGCGTGCTGTCCGACGCTTACGTGAAGAAAGGCGAGCTGGagtcggcgaaggcggcgctggagaaggGCCTGGCGCTGTGCAAGCCTCACGACGGCCGAGCGGGCATGCCCCCGTTCATGAGAGCCGACCTCAACGGGCGGATGGGCGACTTGCTCATGGCGCTCGGAGAGATTCATCGAACGGAGGGTGACGCGAAGGGGGCGTGCCGGCGGATGCGGCAGGCGATCGAGAGGTTCCACGTGCTGGGCCAGAACgagttcgtcgcggcgacgcacaaTCGCATCGCGCTCACCCTGATCGAGCAGGGCAAGCACAAGCTGGCGATGGACGAGATCACGGAAGCCGAGAAGATGGGCGCCGGCAACGAGCACGAGGCTGCCATCCTGAGCACCACCTTCTCTTACAAGGGCAAGTGCCTGGAGGCTGGCGGGGacgtgacgggcgcgagggaggcttTCACGAAGGCGCTGAGCTACGGCATGGCGTGTGGGAACGAGGGCGTGGTGCAGGAGGCCGAGGCTTTCCTCGGCCAGACGCAGGACCAGAGCACGGTCGACCAAGATGCGTTCCTCTAG
- a CDS encoding predicted protein codes for MFLGGGGDILDEFRRMERAMTRALEPPSGAGRGPLARTQTTTRANNGDSRRSQSEVRFSSSSYAYSYRGPGGPDGAPAHFEYTAQSRGVAGPRVETVTETKRSYKDSTGRERHGVSRTVGDRGRRVTRERDGVSGEERCEDRLLATEDGDAFDRDWAAAAAASELHDERRFPSLNAFGADEFHSPRTIHPGGRPGTREEPPRLHASFREEPDVNRRRVASAARETHAVRTRRLAEEARRMASRR; via the coding sequence atgttcctcggcggcggcggggatatCCTTGACGAGTTCCGGCGGATGGAGCGCGCCatgacccgcgcgctcgagcccccgagcggcgccggccgcggcccgctcgcgcgaacccagacgacgacgcgagcaaACAACGGCGATTCTCGTCGTTCCCAGTCCGAGGTGCGGttcagcagcagcagctACGCGTACAGCTaccgcggacccggcggtcccgacggcgcgccggcgcacTTCGAGTACACCGCCCAGTcacggggcgtcgcgggcccgcgcgtcgagacGGTCACCGAGACCAAGAGGTCCTACAAGGACAGCACCGGGCGCGAGAGGCACGGGGTCTCGAGGACGGTGGGCgaccgagggcggcgcgtcacgcgcgagcgcgacggcgtctcgGGCGAGGAGAGATGCGAGGACAGGCTgctggcgacggaggacggcgacgcgttcgatcgGGActgggccgcggcggcggcggcgtccgaactccacgacgagcgacgcTTCCCATCCTTAAACGCGTTCGGGGCTGATGAGTTTCATTCGCCGCGAACGATCCATCCAGGCGGACGTCCAGGAACGCGGGAGGAGCCTCCGCGTCTTCACGCGAGCTTCCGCGAAGAGCCTGACGTGAAcaggcggcgcgtcgcgtccgccgcgagggaaaCCCACGCGGTTCGCACCCGAAGACTCGCGGAGGAAGCCAGACGCATGGCGAGCCGACGATGA
- a CDS encoding predicted protein, translating into MVSPADILATLGCVWAAAATSSPAPRTAHIDLWWQPAPSLQDARSACAATTRCTGVWWNERDSVYRRLSGAVAAVDARGAHADAYSVHINACDVATFREALAASHADVAFVVTTVPRKGRGRHKGKTYFAAHLDTTLAQTPTLPVIYVQGDNASSDQAERIIGAAHGVGDGDGRGATGDIRPIMYVRPPPWPEEKWRPPLKRHGNPKWFARENWHWSWSVLFAHFAGAGVGKGCVQSGAAHGSNGSGAKDLSLFAAPSDDGPHRCGVRVGFIEDDVVLAENVMSVLGDLPVEPPDDVLGVSLWDADDKPLWHRCFNCYSKAIVYQWEDARTLGTHVRENFWANPVDWLVDDFGRDTLRRYNRCLVPNLAEHIGDVSSNGVDRSWQKSPNFAPVARRASYRKVPVPDYPVRD; encoded by the coding sequence ATGGTCAGCCCCGCGGACAtcctcgccaccctcggATGCGTCtgggcggccgccgcgacgtcctcccccgcgccccgcacgGCGCACATCGACCTCTGGTGGcagcccgcgccgtcccttCAAgacgcgcgatcggcgtgcgcggccaCGACGAGGTGCACGGGGGTGTGGTGGAACGAGAGGGACTCGGTGTACCGCCGCCtgtccggcgcggtcgccgcggtggacgcccgcggcgcccacgcggaCGCGTACAGCGTGCACATAAACGCGTGCGACGTCGCCACCTTCCGCGaagccctcgccgcgtcccacgcggacgtcgccttcgtcgtgACGACGGTGCCGCGCaagggacggggacgacacAAGGGCAAGACCTACTTCGCCGCGCACTTGGACACCACGCTGGCGCAAACGCCGACGCTTCCCGTCATCTACGTGCAGGGAGACAACGCGTCGAGCGACCAGGCGGAGCGGatcatcggcgcggcgcacggcgtgggcgacggcgacggccgagGCGCGACGGGTGACATTCGGCCGATCATGTACgtcaggccgccgccgtggcccgAGGAGAAGTGGCGGCCGCCCCTGAAGAGGCACGGCAACCCGAAGTGGTTCGCGAGGGAGAACTGGCACTGGTCGTGGTCCGTGCTCTTCGCGCacttcgccggcgcgggtgtgGGGAAGGGCTGCGTCCAATCGGGGGCGGCGCATGGATCGAATGGATCCGGCGCGAAAGATTTAAGTTTATTCGCGGCCCCCTCAGACGACGGCCCTCACCGCTGCGGCGTCAGGGTCGGGTtcatcgaggacgacgtcgtgctcgCCGAGAACGTCATGTCGGTGTTGGGTGACCTGCCGGTCGAACCCccggacgacgtcctcggtgTCTCGCTgtgggacgcggacgataAGCCCCTGTGGCACAGGTGCTTCAACTGCTACTCCAAGGCCATCGTGTACCAGTGGGAGGATGCGAGGACGCTCGGGACGCACGTGCGCGAGAACTTCTGGGCAAACCCGGTGGACTGGCTCGTGGACGACTTCGGAAGGGACACGCTGCGGCGTTACAACCGGTGTCTGGTGCCCAACTTGGCGGAGCACATAGGGGACGTGAGCAGCAACGGCGTGGACCGGTCGTGGCAAAAATCGCCAAACTTTGCGCCAGTCGCGCGAAGGGCCAGCTATCGAAAGGTGCCGGTGCCGGACTACCCGGTGCGGGACTGA
- a CDS encoding predicted protein, translating into MPDKTWDVLGDLPSDASATSSDEDDDGDRGDGSRGGSRADLAAPEPRRVREVTYEDLVRRSYGGVVAAMDEDARRRRGEEAEASAAAKDDEGEGTRGKRRDEREGDSEDSDSDAKRPQLVQNAFGNWEMCGRKRVRREEEFLAEAAARREARGPTQGERRSAALKEELAQRMAREEKFDLSRIVNAKATNDNPR; encoded by the coding sequence atGCCGGACAAGACCTgggacgtcctcggggacctcccctccgacgcgtccgcgacgagctccgacgaagacgacgacggggaccgcggcgacggatcgcgcggaggatctcgcgcggatctcgccgcgcccgagccgcgaCGGGTGCGGGAGGTCACGTACGAGGACCTCGTGCGGCGGAgctacggcggcgtcgtggcggcgatggacgaggacgcgagaAGGCGGAGGGGGGAGGAGGCagaggcgagcgcggcggcgaaggacgacgaaggcgagGGGACCAGAGGGAagaggcgcgacgagcgcgagggcgattCGGAAGATTCCGACTCGGACGCCAAGAGACCGCAACTCGTCCAAAACGCCTTCGGCAACTGGGAGATGTGCGGACGCAAgcgggtgcgacgcgaggaggagttcctggcggaggcggcggcgaggcgggaggcgcgcgggcccACCCAGGGCGAGCGACGATcggccgcgctcaaggaggagCTGGCGCAAAGGATGGCGCGCGAAGAAAAGTTTGACCTCTCGCGCATCGTCAACGCAAAGGCGACAAACGACAACCCGCGATGA
- a CDS encoding predicted protein encodes MRPQVASAPDGTIPSRGSLAPLQVTLRYLRAHTRRRSDGMMSRTPGVPTPASGGDRRDPHGRIASRSFPDVRAAGKSDGARVDVHGGGWTSTVEEDLPTLSEDRLRDGSPSRLAGMSVAAETRCREQACELLRVVARRLRLPLPPTVAALTILLRFYQRNAHDECSAQFVVPTCLYVASKLEEVHRRISDIVNVTHRVLYPWRGDVVELLRVLPPVPIDHSVSSKSSSKPDALGGWFFPNLHVRLADQRRATPYDRAMRVRGGRQAAKTARLTGGTDGDGDGDAGRGAGTMGKKIGDGETIGARQALADDTDRVVRDYDDDDATSTGTLKCLTGEPYYRVKEIVLELEAEVLAAIEHRLDIPQPHRILLNLCAVAGVPPGCAQLATSALTDACFRTTMLLRVRVGEMAAGALRCASAVYLRGGGVDDERDWARRMRGDGGWWRELGFDVVAVEKAADEMLGVMLTSDSKPPPVVVARGVRRRGEWGGMISPVIPVGR; translated from the coding sequence ATGCGTCCGCAGGTCGCGTCAGCACCTGACGGGACAATCCCGTCtcgcggcagccttgcgCCGCTGCAGGTCACGCTTCGATACCTCCGTGCGCACACCCGTCGGCGCTCCGACGGGATGATGTCGCGGACGCCCGGggtgccgacgcccgcgtccggaGGGGATCGTCGCGACCCGCACGGCCGCATCGCGTCTCGAAGCTTCCcggacgtgcgcgcggcgggtaaGTCCGAtggggcgcgcgtcgacgtccacggtgGAGGATGGACGTCCACGGTGGAGGAGGATCTGCCGACGCTCAGCGAGGACCGCCTGCGCGACgggtccccgtcgcggctcgcggggatgtccgtcgccgccgagacccgATGTCGCGAACAAGCGtgcgagctcctccgcgtcgtcgcgcgcaggCTCCggctcccgctcccgcccaccgtcgccgcgctcaccatCCTCCTCCGATTCTACCAGCGCAACGCGCACGATGAGTGCTCCGCGCAGTTCGTCGTCCCGACGTGCCTGTACGTCGCGAgcaagctcgaggaggttCACCGACGCATCAGCGACATCGTCAACGTCACGCACAGGGTGTTGTACCCGtggcggggcgacgtcgtggagcTCCTGAGGGTCCTTCCCCCCGTCCCGATCGATCACTCGGTTTCGTCGaaatcgtcgtcgaagccggatgcgctcggcggctgGTTCTTCCCGAACCTTCACGTGCGCCTCGCGGACCAGCGTCGCGCCACGCCGTACGACCGGGCCAtgcgcgtccggggcgggcggcagGCGGCGAAAACCGCTCGGCTCACCGGGGGaacggacggggacggggacggggacgcgggaCGGGGGGCCGGGACGATGGGCAAAAAaattggcgacggcgagacgatCGGCGCTCGTCaagcgctcgccgacgataccgatcgcgtcgtccgcgattacgacgacgacgacgcgacgtcgaccggGACGTTGAAGTGCCTGACGGGCGAGCCGTACTACCGCGTCAAGGAGATCGTGCTGGAGCTGGAGGctgaggtgctcgccgcgattGAGCACCGCCTCGACATTCCGCAGCCGCACCGGATCCTACTGAACCtgtgcgccgtcgcgggtgtcCCGCCGGGgtgcgcgcagctcgcgacgagcgcgctcACGGACGCGTGCTTCCGGACGACGATGTTGCTGCGGGTGCGCGTGggggagatggcggcgggggcgctgcgatgcgcgagcgccgtctatctacgcgggggcggggtggacgatgagcgcgattgggctcggcggatgcgaggagacggcgggtggtggcgcgagctcggtttcgacgtcgtcgcggtggagaaggcggcggacgagatGCTGGGGGTGATGCTGACGTCAGattcgaagccgccgcccgtcgtcgtggcgaggggggtccgtcgtcgtggcGAGTGGGGAGGGATGATCTCTCCGGTGATCCCGGTTGGGCGATAG
- a CDS encoding predicted protein, producing the protein MAARAIGSGWMPGRIGGRAGSGARASASGRSHDPRAAGVGGDRRSSRATRRGGRADDDCRCRLGNGPRLTSGARLGPAPRAAGRPDANAGARDDDDGARKRRGDRHVANVTGNDRARVASSPPARPAVGEPTGRAGGDDKISGTPRGAGGTPAAGPTTATELRREASAILRALSAARAAPGGLRATLGDEPALISRLLDALCAAGMLYQANALFREALDANVVASPIAVESLVRHGVRAGRAAEVALAFDAYVRAGGQPTLRTFTDLITALSKRELRRRSRGDLGVDDAMTKTKTDGTTNDGNGNRTPDAVDLWQTLLASDKLTPDAQAYTAAVGAYMAHGSPDRADALVREMNRRGIAAKAGARLYNVLIAAAGRAGDVDGIRTAERAMRDANVRPNSATHGARVAAYARCGDLSSAERALRSGMGDRPAARPTVHAYTALVQGLARVGRVDDALGWIRRMSDEGGVSPNAHTYSTIVDGLVRVGDVARAEALVETMRVNGVEPTAVTYNTLLKSCVFGADSQGKHTLGGNTDGGAGDFSVGVLDGDADAAAKPDGTADQHANLERARRVLESMRAAGIETTVVTYNTLIDACVKNGEPTEAAMGVLSALVAAGHRPDVVTYTTLLKHFGEKGDVAAARWLMGEMRSDPGTSPDATAINCLVDALCRRGLFAEAHREVAAMVADGLAPDLNTYGAFMDGFARVGDVHGARALYDAMTGRSSNVWIVDDAAGGSFAGSSKISSKMAGAGVEVKTPPDARVRLALVTACARAGLAKADALEVLAAVEADVEASNASQAEVDELQARFRRELAASRVTDGRTVARRVGGAGRGARVPRRVGGDDGEGGARTKAADPRAGCPIPSSWGPQPRSSQSPSPSSSSSPPSSSTTVPTPYRRVDAVADDTDEWSRGLEMWKHWLGLPSRYYDGVGEAPSDATPPTDPSATATPANGAARDAPQNQPSIEKQRYTKADIAEAVRVLRAAASKRYPDDPDRALEAALEAANDGDALSRVLRDDDDLAAGDVDSA; encoded by the coding sequence ATGGCCGCCCGGGCGATAGGGAGCGGGTGGATGCCCGGACGCATCGGCGGGAGGGCCGGGTccggggcgcgagcgtcggcgtcgggcagatcgcacgacccgcgcgccgcgggcgtcggcggcgaccgtcgatcgtcgcgcgcgacccgacgaggcgggcgcgccgatgaTGATTGCCGTTGCCGCCTCGGGAATGGGCCACGTCTcacgtcgggcgcgaggctcggcccggcgccccgcgcggcgggccggccggacgccaacgccggggcccgggatgacgacgacggcgcgcggaaGAGACGGGGCGATCGGCACGTCGCCAACGTGACGGGgaacgatcgcgcgcgcgtcgcgtcgtcccctcccgcgcggccggcggtgggcgagccgaccgggcgcgcgggcggggatgATAAGATTTCGggcaccccgcgcggcgccggcgggacccccgcggcggggcccaCGACCGCCACGGAGCTCCGGCGGGAGGCCAgcgccatcctccgcgcgctctccgccgcgcgagccgccccGGGAGGGCTGCGCGCCACCCTGGGCGACGAACCCGCCCTCATCTCgcggctcctcgacgcgctgtgCGCCGCCGGGATGCTCTACCAGGCGAACGCCCTgttccgcgaggcgctcgacgcgaacgtcgtcgcgtcgccgatcgcGGTGGAGTCGCTCGTGAGGCACGGCGTGAGGGCCGGCAgggccgcggaggtggcgctcgccttcgacgcgtacgttcgcgcgggggggCAACCCACCCTTCGAACCTTCACCGACCTCATCACCGCGCTCTCcaagcgcgagctccgccgacgaagccgcggtgatctcggggtggacgacgcgatgacAAAAACAAAAACCGATGGAACCACCAACGACGGGAACGGGAATCgaacccccgacgccgtcgacctGTGGCAAACGCTCCTGGCGTCCGACAAACTCACCCCAGACGCGCAGGCGTACACCGCCGCTGTGGGCGCGTACATGGCGCACGGGTCGCCCGATCGAGCCGACGCGTTGGTCCGGGAGATGAACCGCcgcggcatcgccgccaaAGCCGGCGCCAGGCTGTACAAcgtcctcatcgccgccgcgggacgcgcgggggacgtcgacgggatacgaaccgccgagcgcgccatGAGGGACGCCAACGTACGTCCCAATTCCGCCACGCACGGCGCTCGAGTCGCCGCGTACGCTCGATGCGGCGATTTGAGTTCCGCGGAACGGGCGTTACGGAGCGGCATGGGGGACAGGCCAGCCGCGCGGCCGACGGTGCACGCGTACACCGCGCTGGTGCAGGGtttggcgcgcgtcggcagAGTCGACGACGCTTTGGGTTGGATCCGGAGAATGTccgacgaaggcggcgtaTCGCCAAACGCGCACACGTACTCGACGATAGTGGACGGTTTGGTGCGGGTCGGGGACGTGGCACGGGCGGAGGCGTTGGTGGAGACGATGCGTGTAAACGGGGTGGAGCCCACGGCGGTGACGTACAACACCCTGCTCAAGTCGTGCGTCTTTGGAGCAGATTCGCAGGGAAAGCACACTTTGGGGGGAAATACGGATGGTGGGGCGGGCGACTTCTCTGTTGGGGTTCtcgacggcgatgccgacgcggcggccaagccGGACGGTACCGCGGATCAGCATGCGAACTtggagcgcgcgagacgcgtgTTGGAGTCGATGCGCGCCGCTGGTATCGAAACCACCGTCGTCACCTACAACACCCtcatcgacgcgtgcgtTAAAAACGGCGAACccaccgaggcggcgatgggcgtcctctccgcgctcgtcgccgcggggcacaGGCCGGACGTCGTCACGTACACCACCCTGCTCAAGCACTTCGGCGAGAAAGgggacgtggcggcggcgaggtggctCATGGGCGAGATGCGAAGCGATCCGGGGACGTCACCGGATGCCACCGCGATTAACTGCCTGGTGGACGCGCTGTGTCGAAGGGGTTTgttcgccgaggcgcaccgcgaggtggcggcgatggtcGCCGACGGGCTCGCGCCGGATCTGAACACGTACGGCGCGTTCATGGACGGGTTCGCGAGGGtgggcgacgtccacggcgcgagggcgctctACGACGCGATGACGGGTCGGTCATCGAACGTCTggatcgtcgacgacgcggctggTGGATCTTTCGCGGGATCTTCGAAGATATCTTCGAAGAtggccggcgccggcgtggaggtgaagacgccgccggacgcgcgcgtgcggctGGCGCTTGTCACCGcgtgcgcccgcgcgggcctcgccaaagccgacgcgctggaggtgttagccgccgtcgaggctgaCGTCGAGGCGTCAAACGCGTCGCAGGCGGAGGTTGACGAGCTCCAGGCGCGGTTCAGGCGCGAGCTGGCGGCGAGCCGGGTGACGGACGGGCGCACCGTCGCGAGGAGGGTGGGCGGGGCAGGGAGGGGGGCGCGCGTCCcgaggcgcgtcggcggggatgatggagaaggcggcgctcgaacgaaggcggcggatccgagGGCGGGTTGCCCGATTCCGTCGTCGTGGGGCCCGCAGCCGCGGTCCTCCCaatccccgtccccgtcctcctcctcctccccgccgtcgtcgtcgacgacggtaCCGACGCCGtaccgacgcgtcgacgccgtcgcggacgacacCGACGAGTGGTCCCGGGGCTTGGAGATGTGGAAACACTGGCTCGGGCTGCCCAGCCGCTActacgacggcgtcggcgaagctccttccgacgcgacgccgccgacggatccatccgcgacggcgacccccgcgaacggcgccgcacGTGACGCCCCCCAAAACCAACCTTCAATCGAGAAGCAGCGGTACACCAAGGCGGATATCGCGGAGGCTGTGCGTGTGCTCCGCGCGGCTGCGTCGAAGAGGTACCCGGACGATCCCGACagggcgctcgaggcggcgctcgaggcggcgaacgacggcgacgcgttgaGCCGGGTGCtgcgggacgacgacgacttggccgccggggacgtggacAGCGCGTGA
- a CDS encoding predicted protein, protein MGAKIIAPDGGGDDAVRSSVQTYYGETLQTSDDLKTSACCTPYDLPKRIRGILSNVPDEVKAKYYGCGSPTPQGIDGLRVLDLGSGSGRDCYVAAALVGESGRVTGVDMTDAQLDVAKKHAKSYCVETLGYNSPNMEFKKGTIEDLAAAGVGDESVDLIISNCVVNLSPDKPAVLSEAWRALASGGEFYFSDVYCDRRLPEEIRSHPVLLGECLGGAMYVEDFKRLCVGTGFADPRVLEGHEIEVRDEELKALLGEARFYSLTYRLFKLPGRLESICEDYGQYVVYKGTIDGHPNAYSLDDHHRIEKNKPFLVCGNTASMLGETWLGAHFDVHGDRSTHYGAFDCGGPPVAMPGGDGAGACASGACC, encoded by the coding sequence ATGGGCGCCAAGATCatcgcccccgacggcggcggcgacgacgccgtccgaTCCAGCGTCCAGACCTACTACGGCGAGACCCTGCAGACGTCCGACGATCTCAAGACGTCCGCGTGCTGCACCCCGTACGACCTCCCGAAGCGAATCCGCGGCATCCTCTCGAACGTCCCCGACGAGGTCAAGGCCAAGTACTACGGGTGCGGATCCCCCACGCCGCAGGGTATCGACGGCCTCCGCGTGCTCGACCTCGGGTCCGGAAGCGGACGCGACTgctacgtcgccgcggcgctcgtcggcgagtccggacgcgtcaccggcgtcgacaTGACGGATGCGCAGCTGGACGTCGCGAAGAAGCACGCGAAGTCGTACTGCGTGGAGACTCTGGGATATAATTCGCCGAACATGGAGTTCAAGAAGGGCACGatcgaggacctcgcggcggccggggttGGGGACGAGAGCGTGGACCTCATCATCAGCAACTGCGTCGTCAACCTCTCTCCGGACAAGCCCGCGGTGCTCTCGGAGGCTTGGAGGGCGCTGGCGTCGGGGGGTGAATTTTATTTTTCCGACGTCTACTGCGATCGCAGGCTCCCGGAGGAGATCAGGTCGCACCCGGTGTTGCTGGGCGAGTGCCTCGGCGGGGCGATGTACGTCGAGGACTTCAAGCGGCTGTGCGTGGGAACCGGCTTCGCGGATCCGAGGGTTTTGGAAGGGCACGAGATTGAGGTGAgggacgaggagctcaaggcgctgctcggcgaggcTAGGTTCTACTCCCTCACGTACCGGCTGTTCAAGCTCCCGGGCAGGCTGGAGAGCATATGCGAGGACTACGGACAGTACGTGGTGTACAAGGGAACCATCGACGGCCACCCGAACGCGTACTCGCTGGACGATCACCACAGGATCGAGAAGAACAAGCCGTTTCTCGTGTGCGGCAACACGGCTTCCATGCTCGGCGAGACTTGGCTCGGTGCGCACTTCGACGTGCACGGCGACAGGAGCACGCACTACGGGGCGTTCGACTGCGGCGggccgccggtggcgatgcccggcggcgacggcgcgggcgcctgCGCTTCGGGAGCCTGCTgctga
- a CDS encoding predicted protein, translated as MAPIDYSRFDDIDTSSSENDEDGDETELEAGDAPPIDQLFDFFRARRAEEMPMLSRVGLVTETQARAMYRASDPLNNEDARPRRRRVALVKDDPNDAFFPPIFTERKKSNSRATEKEKTRRTKEPCAACGTRTRKRCGGCHKLGIHTPYCGASCQNAHWPTHRRACGERHPEIVARNASNASPIPDASDEAFGRDDATGGRTQLSCNQACAARDAHALAEALRAGRGAAPDADTCEIAAAWNALDCLRLLHAYGCEMNKAACLVTAVRYGARDCVLWLKDGVLFPPPTGPPPTGGWDLPPLERMKALMEELQDAVMPHVASPLRTAFERANRIERDFASVRGFMFASVGGVIRDALLIGSNAEPARLDPFADDFEPGPDFDEEDVQGVDPLVMRFPAGAIDAPPGYEVVDAWGIY; from the coding sequence ATGGCGCCCATCGACTACAGCCGcttcgacgacatcgacacgtcctcctccgaaaacgacgaggacggcgacgagacggagctcgaggcAGGGGACGCCCCCCCCATTGACCAGCTCTTCGACTTCTtccgtgcgcggcgtgcagAGGAAATGCCCATGCTCTCGCGCGTCGGCCTGGTCACGGAGACGCAGGCCCGGGCGATGTATCGCGCCTCGGACCCGCTTAACAACGAAGACGCGAGGCcgagacggcgccgcgtcgcgctcgtcaagGACGACCCCAACGACGCCTTCTTCCCGCCCATCTTCACCGAACGGAAGAAGAGCAACAGCCGCGCCaccgagaaggagaagacgcggaggacgaaggaaccgtgcgcggcgtgcgggACCCGGACGCGTAAGCGGTGCGGTGGGTGCCACAAACTCGGCATCCACACCCCTTACTGCGGCGCCTCCTGCCAAAACGCCCACTGGCCGACGCACaggcgcgcgtgcggcgaacgccaccccgagatcgtcgcgaggAACGCTTCGAATGCTTCGCCTATACCCGACGCTTCGGACGAGGCgttcgggcgcgacgacgcgacggggggccGGACACAGCTGTCGTGCAACCAagcgtgcgcggcgagggacgcgcacgcgctggcCGAGGCTCttcgcgccggtcgcggggcggcgcccgacgcggacacgtgcgagatcgcggcggcgtggaatGCGCTCGATTGCCTCAGATTGCTCCACGCGTACGGGTGCGAGATGAACAAGGCGGCGTGCCTCGTGACGGCGGTGCGAtacggcgcgagggactgCGTGTTATGGCTGAAGGATGGCGTGCTCttcccaccgccgacgggaccaccgccgacgggagGATGGGACCTACCCCCCCTCGAGAGGATGAAAGCATTGATGGAGGAGCTTCAAGACGCCGTCATGCctcacgtcgcgtcgccgctaCGCACGGCGTTTGAGCGAGCGAATCGCATCGAGAGGGATTTCGCGTCCGTGAGGGGGTTCATGTTTGCGTCCGTGGGGGGCGTGATTCGCGACGCGTTGCTGATCGGATCGAACGCCGAGCCGGCGAGACTCGACCCTTTCGCGGACGACTTTGAGCCCGGACCCGACtttgacgaggaggacgtacAGGGGGTGGACCCGCTGGTGATGCGGTttcccgcgggggcgatcgACGCCCCGCCGGGGTACGAGGTCGTGGACGCGTGGGGAATATATTGA